AGGACCGCCGGCGCTGCCGGCGAGCGCACCCGGCGGCTCACGCCGCCTTGCTCGTGCTCTATGGTCAAGTTCTGTTGTGCGCCTTGCGTTTTCATCGTCACCGGCTCATTCCCGCTCGGGCTTCGCCCTTCGCTCTGCCGGATCGAATCTCTTTGCATATCAATCACTTTCACTACCAGCGTGGTCGCGACTTCGTCGCTATCCAATATCGTTATTCTACAGTCTGTTTCGTGTCTCCGCTCGGCTTCGCCGTGCTTAACATCAATACTACCAACACTTTTCGGACAATCGCAACGCTTATCGCTATCACTCAATATCCGTTCATACCAACCGAATACGAGACCACACCAACGCGGCGGGGCTCACGCCCCACCGCCCACCCCTGCCGCCCTTACCCCTCAATCCAACAACACACACACGCCACACCGTTGTTGAATCCGACGCACCACACCCCGCACACTCAACACCATGCGACTCCTCGTCCTCGCCGACACCGAACCCGACTGGACCTCCATCCCCCACGCCATCACCACCCACCACGCCGACACCCTCATCACCGCAGGAGACCTCAACCACACCTGGCTCAACAACGCCCACATCACCGACGCACCCGTACCCACCATCGGCATCCACGGCAACCACGACACCACCCCCTACCTAGCCACCCTCAACATCACCAACCTCCACCTCACCCCCACCACCATCAACGCCACAACGTTCATCGGCCTGGAGGGCTGCGTGCGCTATAAACGCCGTGGCCACGACGTTCTCTATACCCAGCAGGAGTATGCGGAGATGATTGCCGACATGCCCGCTGCTGACGTCCTCGTCACCCACTGCCCGCCAGCGGGCATCAACGACCACCCCGACCCTGCCCACGTCGGCATCATTGCCCTTCGCGACTGGATCGACACGCACAAACCGGCGCTACTGATCCACGGCCACACCTACCCGGAAACCCCTCTACGCCAGTACCGCTCTACTCGGGTGGAATATGTCCGCGGCGCGGCGCTCGTGTCGCTCTAGGCACACTGAGGCAAGCCTCTCAGCTGCCCGCGCAAACGCCTCGAAGAAATCACCCTCAGACCAGGATCTCGCCTTCTGCTGGCAACACTGCTGCGAAGTCCAATTCCGAGAACCCCGCGGGCGCATGGCCACCTACGCTTACCCTCGCCCGCGCCCATGATCCGATGACCGCTGCGTTGGATCGGTAGTCGCCGCCCCCTCGGTTGTTACCCTCGCACGTCAGCAATGGCAGCGGATGTATCCGTGCCGTCCAGTCCGATCCGGGGTCAGCAAAAGGCGCTCGTGTCGTATCGACATACTCGCGGGTATCGAGGTTGAGCACGTAACGGCACTCATCGTCCGAAGCAAGCGGAACGTCCACGACGTGAGCAGCCGAAACAACGGCGTTCAGCGTCGACTCATACCCCGGGTACAGCGGCTCCAATCCCGCCGTGATCGCCACACACCGCGAGTAGTCGTGGTCATCGTGGTTGGGCGTCAGAGTCTTCTGCCACAGATTTTCACCGTCCACTTCGTTGTCGGCGTAATCCCCTGCCCACACGACGCGCATTCCGCCATCCAGTCGCAAGAATGTCTCGACGGCGCGAACGAATCTGTTCCCAACATAACTGTGTTCCATCAACTTTAGGCCATTGCCGTAAATGTGCGCCGCGAACCACCACCGCACAGTGGGAGCGACGGGCTTATCAATGATCATCGGTGCGTAGTACTGTCCCATGACGACACTGCCTTTCACGTCGGGCCCACCCCAATGGCGTGCCCATACACTCGTAAAGTGTACCGACGGCTACCGACACCGTTTCTCCTGAAACCAGCCGGGGTACAGCGTGATTCGCTGTACCCAATGTGCGCTCGAACGTCACGCAGCGCGAACCGAGAGGTGTCTGCTGTTCATTAGCAGACACCCCCAATCAACGGCTCTCACACGTCGCCGAACACTTCCTCGCGATGGAAGCGTTCGCCCCGCTCCCGAATTTCCTCCCAGTCCAGACCCAGCGCGTCGAATAGGTGGAGCAGATCACCCAGCAAATCGCCGGTCACTGTCTCCAGCTCATCGACCAAGCTCTGACCACCTAGATGACTCGCGTATGCGATCAACGCTCGCGCCGCCCACCCTGCACGGATGTTGTTGTCGCGCTGAAGCTCTACACCTTCATGCGTCGACGCCAGGGACTCCTTCGGCCTCCCCTCAAAAAGCCGAGCAAGTTCCGCGACGTCACTCGCCTCCATCCGCTGCGCGGTATACAGCACTACCTCCGCGTATCCGTCTGCCACCGCGATCACCACTGAGTGGGGCTGTTCAATGCCCGGACTGGCAGAGTGAACCACCTCCGCAGAGCACTGGCGGCATCGGCGCTGTCGCCTCCATTGCCGACGCCGCGCCAAACCGCCGTGCCCAACTGCGCACCCGTCCCGTCATAATCGGTGTAGTTGAGCAGCCCGGCGTACCGTGGCCGCTGTGACCTGGCGGCGAACTTCGCCACCACGCGGTTGGCCCCTCGCGTCCACTGGAGCTCACCGAGATTACCCCCGGCCAGGCGCCAGCCCCACCGGGCCGCGAGGTCGACCAAGTCGATCAATTCCGCCAACGTCGCCTCACCAGGGCCCTCCGGCAGTGTTACGGACTCGATGGTCCGATTGTGCTGCGGACCCACTGCTGCGGCCTCCAGCGACCCGTAGAGCGCCTCGATGACGCCCTCGGCGGCCTCGGCGATCCCTTCCCGATGATCAGCCATGCGCTCGTCGAAACGCGCCTGGTCCTCCTCGGCGATATCGCCATATTCGTTGCGCATTGACGATACGAACTCGTCCTTGTCACGTATCGCCGCCGCCAAGCCCGCAACTGCCTCAGTAGCCACCAGGCCGGGCGGGTCTGCCCTCTCCGCGGTGGTCGCCTGGGCCGCGGCCAGATCACCCAAGGCGACCAGCAATCGACCTCTCGCCTGACCTACCAGACCCCCACTGAAATCACACGTCAGATCCCTCGGCACACCTGAAACAGCAGTCATCACACAAAACCCTTCGCGAATCGTCGGCCCACCCCAATGGCGTGCCCGGACACCACAATTCTATTGGACGACTCCGACAAAACCCCGTGTGGTCCAATACATATCGCCACTCTTTGAACCTAAACGCCACCACCCCAGCACCCCAGCACGGCCGCGGCGACCGCGCGCCGCCGCCGCCGCCGCCGACGACGACGACTGGACGCAAAGAAGACACCCCCTCCCCACACCTGCGGCGGGTGGGGGTGTGGCACGCCCTAGCACGTTGAGTGGGTGGGCGCATCGCAGCCCACCCACTCAACGTCGTTTCAGCTCCCAGTCAGTCAGCCAGGTCGGCACCCTGCACCGACTGATCCTCGATAGCGCAATACACGTCGTTGCGGTCCATGGCATAGATCGCGTCCGCGACCATCGCCTCGCTGACCTCGCCTCTCGCCTCGTCAGCCGTACGGGCCGTCACCCGCACGTTGACCCTCACCTCGGCGACCACCTCGACATCGAAGTCACGGCTGCGTCCAGGCAGACCGATCTCTTCCATGATCTCGTCGAATTCACGGCAATGCCCGCGTGCGTCAGCCACGTCGTGTGCAGCCTCGATGCGCCTCTGCCATGCACGGCGGTCATCAGCCAACTCCTGTTCAGCCCGCTGAGCCTGCCAAGTCGCGGTTGCAACCGCCCCTGCCCACGCCGGCGCCAGTTCAGCGATGGCCGCGGGTGCCTCCGCCACCAACACCGTCGAGACCGGACCGGCACACACCACACTGCCGCTCTGCCCGACCACAGCGCACCGGCGCTCGCCCGTACGCACGACTTCGGGGTTCTCGACGAGCAACCAGCCTGCGACATCGACTCCATCAATCGCCGAATGTGTCACCACCTTGGGCAGTTCGCCAGCACCCAAGTATTCAGCCACCGATCGTGCCACCGTCGTGCACGACCCCTCAATAACCGCAGTCACAACAACACTCCTTTGAATCGTCGGCCCACCCCAATGGCGTGCCCAGACACCACCGATTCTATCAATCAGCGCCGACATTCACCCGTGAACCGTCAACGTTCTGAGCGGCGCGCCGCCGGAGGAATTACCCATCCGCACAAGGGAAACCAACTCCCCCTCCCAACCCCCGCGGCGGGTTGGGAGGGGGACGGCTAGGCGGTGGCCGGCACCCGGCACCCTCCCCCGACAGGGCACAGTTTGGTCAACTGAGCGAGGAGCCAGGTCTCAGGTGAGCACATCCCGAACAGCGAAGCAGAACCGGTCACGCTCGGCGATTTCCGCATTGATCAGATCTAGTGCCGTGTCGACCAATTCGGCTAGGGCGTGGCTTGGGTTGGCGACGTCGGGCACGAAGATGCGCTCGGGCCGATCGA
This Mycobacterium sp. HUMS_12744610 DNA region includes the following protein-coding sequences:
- a CDS encoding metallophosphoesterase family protein, whose protein sequence is MRLLVLADTEPDWTSIPHAITTHHADTLITAGDLNHTWLNNAHITDAPVPTIGIHGNHDTTPYLATLNITNLHLTPTTINATTFIGLEGCVRYKRRGHDVLYTQQEYAEMIADMPAADVLVTHCPPAGINDHPDPAHVGIIALRDWIDTHKPALLIHGHTYPETPLRQYRSTRVEYVRGAALVSL